In Drosophila bipectinata strain 14024-0381.07 chromosome 2R, DbipHiC1v2, whole genome shotgun sequence, one genomic interval encodes:
- the ODA-Dnal1 gene encoding dynein axonemal light chain 1: MSKATTIKEALKRWEEREQQNSLTAKTIDLQFQWPPIEKMDATLGTLVQCERISLSTNMIEKIFGLSGMKCLKVLSLSRNYIKQISGLEAVAETLEELWLSYNLIEKIKGLTGLKSLKVLYISNNLIKDWSEFNRLAEIESLEDLVVVGNPLSEGLDEPSWRAECIKRLPTIRKLDGEPVVLNEEPQL, from the exons ATGTCCAAAGCCACCACAATTAAGGAGGCACTGAAGCGCTGGGAGGAGCGAGAGCAGCAGAATTCCCTCACAGCCAAGACCATTGATCTGCAGTTCCAGTGGCCGCCCATCGAGAAAATGGATGCCACCCTGGGAACGCTGGTACAATGCGA GAGGATAAGTTTATCCACCAATATGATTGAGAAGATATTCGGTTTGTCGGGCATGAAGTGTCTCAAGGTGCTGTCCTTGTCACGTAACTATATAAAGCAGATTTCTGGATTG GAAGCTGTGGCTGAGACCCTGGAGGAACTCTGGCTTAGCTACAATCTCATAGAAAAAATCAAGGGCCTGACAGGACTCAAAAGCCTGAAAGTGTTGTATATTAGCAACAATTTAATCAAGGATTGGTCGGAGTTTAATCGCCTGGCAGAAATAGAGTCTCTAGAAGACTTGGTGGTGGTGGGAAATCCCCTATCCGAGGGATTGGACGAGCCCTCTTGGCGGGCGGAATGCATCAAGCGACTGCCCACCATTCGAAAATTAGACGGAGAGCCTGTCGTTCTCAACGAAGAACCACAACTATAA
- the LOC122321116 gene encoding phenoloxidase-activating factor 2-like, giving the protein MVALYSNEKFIGGGSLIAMDVVLTAAHILENVTAANTKIRAGDWDLISDREPFTPQQRLVKSIIRHEDFDYETGANDLALVILAQPFKQEDHIQTICLPTPDEDTANKCIVAGWGVKNFGDKCLSNVLKAIELPLVSQDECQDKLRKTELGPDFELDPSLMCAGGEEGLDSCTGDGGSAIFCEMDYYRNRYIQVGIVNWGMECGKKDTPGVYTNLEKFNDWIYKQLEALPAIQHPRRGEYKQF; this is encoded by the coding sequence ATGGTGGCTTTATATTCCAATGAGAAGTTCATTGGAGGGGGATCTCTAATCGCTATGGATGTCGTTCTCACCGCAGCACATATTCTTGAGAATGTGACCGCTGCCAATACAAAGATCCGAGCTGGTGATTGGGATTTAATATCGGACCGAGAACCGTTTACACCTCAACAGCGATTGGTGAAGAGCATCATAAGACACGAAGATTTTGATTATGAAACTGGGGCAAACGATTTGGCCCTTGTCATTTTGGCCCAGCCCTTCAAGCAGGAGGATCACATCCAGACCATCTGTTTGCCCACTCCAGATGAAGACACAGCGAACAAATGCATAGTAGCCGGTTGGGGCGTGAAAAACTTCGGTGACAAATGTTTATCAAATGTTCTGAAGGCAATTGAGCTTCCCTTAGTGTCCCAGGATGAATGCCAGGATAAGCTGAGGAAAACGGAGTTGGGACCTGATTTTGAATTGGATCCAAGTCTAATGTGCGCCGGAGGAGAAGAAGGGCTCGATTCCTGCACGGGAGATGGTGGTTCTGCCATATTCTGTGAGATGGACTACTACAGGAACCGCTACATACAGGTTGGAATCGTCAACTGGGGTATGGAGTGCGGCAAGAAGGACACTCCCGGGGTCTACACGAATTTAGAAAAGTTCAATGACTGGATTTATAAGCAATTAGAAGCCCTTCCAGCCATCCAGCACCCAAGGAGAGGAGAATACAAACAATTTTAA
- the LOC122321114 gene encoding phenoloxidase-activating factor 2-like codes for MQKHLSLGILLVASFLGWSGAEYCYAPNSCVPQDYCSIRGQPVTVDIKKCETNEVCCRLTKPSIPSCTPPSPKTPHSPTSCDTTTARPNTTPSTTTTPRPTTTPRSKQAYDCGTSNPRGIGNLALDTSDSRPGEFPWMVALYSNEKFIGGGSLIAMDVVLTAAHILENVTAANTKIRAGDWDLISDREPFTPQQRLVKSIIRHEDFDYETGANDLALVILAQPFKQEDHIQTICLPTPDEDTANKCIVAGWGVKNFGDKCLSNVLKAIELPLVSQDECQDKLRKTELGPDFELDPSLMCAGGEEGLDSCTGDGGSAIFCEMDYYRNRYIQVGIVNWGMECGKKDTPGVYTNLEKFNDWIYKQLEALPAIQHPRRGEYKQF; via the exons ATGCAGAAGCACTTGTCTTTAGGAATTCTTCTCGTCGCATCCTTTCTAGGATGGAGCGGTGCTGAATACTGTTATGCTCCTAATAGCTGCGTTCCTCAGGATTATTGTTCTATAAGGGGACAACCTGTCACAGttgatattaaaaaatgtgaGACCAATGAAGTATGCTGCAGATTAACAAAA CCTTCAATACCCTCCTGTACGCCTCCCAGCCCCAAAACGCCTCACAGCCCTACTTCCTGCGATACTACGACTGCCAGGCCCAATACAACTCCCAGCACCACTACGACTCCCAGGCCCACCACGACACCGCGCAGTAAGCAGGCCTATGATTGCGGTACCAGCAACCCCAGAGGTATAGGCAATCTAGCGCTAGATACAAGTGACTCTAGACCTGGAGAATTCCCCTGGATGGTGGCTTTATATTCCAATGAGAAGTTCATTGGAGGGGGATCTCTAATCGCTATGGATGTCGTTCTCACCGCAGCACATATTCTTGAGAATGTGACCGCTGCCAATACAAAGATCCGAGCTGGTGATTGGGATTTAATATCGGACCGAGAACCGTTTACACCTCAACAGCGATTGGTGAAGAGCATCATAAGACACGAAGATTTTGATTATGAAACTGGGGCAAACGATTTGGCCCTTGTCATTTTGGCCCAGCCCTTCAAGCAGGAGGATCACATCCAGACCATCTGTTTGCCCACTCCAGATGAAGACACAGCGAACAAATGCATAGTAGCCGGTTGGGGCGTGAAAAACTTCGGTGACAAATGTTTATCAAATGTTCTGAAGGCAATTGAGCTTCCCTTAGTGTCCCAGGATGAATGCCAGGATAAGCTGAGGAAAACGGAGTTGGGACCTGATTTTGAATTGGATCCAAGTCTAATGTGCGCCGGAGGAGAAGAAGGGCTCGATTCCTGCACGGGAGATGGTGGTTCTGCCATATTCTGTGAGATGGACTACTACAGGAACCGCTACATACAGGTTGGAATCGTCAACTGGGGTATGGAGTGCGGCAAGAAGGACACTCCCGGGGTCTACACGAATTTAGAAAAGTTCAATGACTGGATTTATAAGCAATTAGAAGCCCTTCCAGCCATCCAGCACCCAAGGAGAGGAGAATACAAACAATTTTAA
- the LOC122321113 gene encoding nucleolar GTP-binding protein 1-like, whose amino-acid sequence MENRSTNRLRYSVQESDEYFLRYGLGHTDYKYLRWQVIDTPGILDHPLEERNVIEMQAITALAHLRACVLYFMDISEQCGHSLEEQVKLFESIKPLFTNKPLILAINKIDILTPEDLPEERRQIITKLQEDKSVPVMLMSTVQETGVMEVKTEACERLLSYRVDQKMRTKKVDNILNRLHVAMPAPRDEKVRAPCIPEQALTRLQQNAAKAERKKKLEKEIEEEMGDDYTLDLKKNYSEIPEEERYDVIPEFWEGRNIADYIDPDIFEKLEELEREEGLRESSGVYTLPDMSMDETLKEIREMAKQIRGKRFELRDEKRLSSRKNKPVIPRHKQPKVRDRSVNKLVETMEGLGVDMSGSETANFTKSVVDLRRGQVAVGSKKLPKQILLDKESSAVVKKTGQPLKRAPARDTLGIKNVAIRKKAQQMAKRDIAKKVTKMGLKGEADRFIGTKMPKHLYSGKRGTGKTDRR is encoded by the coding sequence atggagaatcgatccacaaatcgtttaaggtattccgttcaagaatcggatgaatattttctAAGATATGGCCTGGGACACACAGATTACAAATATCTGCGCTGGCAGGTGATCGACACACCCGGTATTCTGGATCATCCACTGGAGGAGCGCAACGTTATCGAAATGCAGGCCATCACAGCGCTGGCTCATCTGCGCGCCTGTGTACTGTACTTCATGGACATATCCGAGCAGTGCGGCCATTCGCTGGAGGAACAGGTCAAGCTCTTCGAGAGCATCAAGCCTCTGTTCACCAACAAGCCTTTGATCTTGGCCATTAACAAGATTGACATTCTGACGCCGGAGGATTTGCCGGAGGAGAGGAGACAAATCATCACCAAACTGCAGGAGGATAAGAGCGTGCCCGTCATGTTGATGTCGACGGTCCAGGAGACTGGCGTTATGGAAGTGAAAACAGAGGCTTGCGAGCGCCTGCTGTCATACCGCGTGGACCAAAAGATGCGCACAAAGAAGGTCGATAACATCCTCAACCGCCTGCACGTAGCAATGCCGGCGCCGCGCGATGAAAAGGTTCGTGCTCCATGCATCCCAGAACAGGCTCTGACCCGCCTCCAACAAAACGCTGCCAAGGCGGAGCGCAAGAAGAAATTGGAGaaggagatcgaggaggagaTGGGCGACGACTACACGCTGGACCTCAAGAAGAACTACAGCGAGATTCCCGAGGAGGAGCGCTACGACGTTATCCCAGAGTTCTGGGAGGGTCGCAACATTGCCGACTACATCGATCCCGATATCTTCGAGAAGCTGGAGGAACTGGAACGCGAAGAGGGACTGCGGGAGTCCAGCGGCGTGTATACATTGCCCGATATGTCCATGGACGAAACGCTCAAGGAGATCCGCGAGATGGCCAAGCAGATCCGAGGCAAGCGCTTCGAGCTGCGCGACGAGAAGCGTCTGTCCTCCAGGAAGAACAAGCCGGTTATTCCGCGTCACAAGCAGCCCAAGGTCCGCGACCGTTCCGTCAACAAACTGGTGGAGACGATGGAGGGTCTTGGCGTGGACATGTCTGGCAGCGAGACCGCCAACTTCACCAAGTCTGTGGTGGATCTGCGTCGTGGCCAGGTGGCCGTCGGCTCAAAGAAACTGCCCAAGCAGATACTGCTCGACAAGGAGTCCTCCGCGGTTGTCAAGAAGACTGGCCAGCCACTGAAGCGTGCGCCTGCCCGCGACACCCTGGGCATCAAGAATGTGGCCATCCGCAAGAAGGCGCAACAAATGGCCAAGCGCGACATTGCCAAGAAGGTGACAAAGATGGGTCTCAAGGGCGAGGCGGATCGTTTCATCGGCACCAAGATGCCCAAGCATTTGTATTCCGGCAAGCGCGGTACGGGCAAGACGGATCGTCGTTAA
- the LOC108133242 gene encoding nucleolar GTP-binding protein 1, whose product MSLYNFKKIMVVPPAKDFIDIMLSKTQRKTPTVVHKGYKISRIRAFYTRKVKYTQQNFHDRLSQIIQDFPKLDDVHPFYADLMNVLYDKDHYKLALGQLNTARHLVDNVAKDYVRLLKYGDSLYRCKQLKKAALGRMATIMKRQASNLTYLEQVRQHLSRLPTIDPYSRTIIICGFPNVGKSSFINKITRADVEVQPYAFTTKSLYVGHTDYKYLRWQVIDTPGILDHPLEERNVIEMQAITALAHLRACVLYFMDISEQCGHSLEEQVKLFESIKPLFTNKPLILAINKIDILTPEDLPEERRQIITKLQEDKSVPVMLMSTVQETGVMEVKTEACERLLSYRVDQKMRTKKVDNILNRLHVAMPAPRDEKVRAPCIPEQALTRLQQNAAKAERKKKLEKEIEEEMGDDYTLDLKKNYSEIPEEERYDVIPEFWEGRNIADYIDPDIFEKLEELEREEGLRESSGVYTLPDMSMDETLKEIREMAKQIRGKRFELRDEKRLSSRKNKPVIPRHKQPKVRDRSVNKLVETMEGLGVDMSGSETANFTKSVVDLRRGQVAVGSKKLPKQILLDKESSAVVKKTGQPLKRAPARDTLGIKNVAIRKKAQQMAKRDIAKKVTKMGLKGEADRFIGTKMPKHLYSGKRGTGKTDRR is encoded by the exons ATGAGTCTGTACAACTTCAAAAAGATCATGGTGGTTCCGCCAGCAAAG GACTTTATCGATATTATGCTGTCGAAGACACAGCGGAAGACCCCAACGGTTGTCCACAAGGGGTACAAGATTTCCCGCATTCGTGCCTTTTACACGAGAAAAGTGAAGTACACGCAGCAGAACTTCCACGATCGTTTGTCTCAGATTATCCAGGATTTCCCCAAGCTGGACGACGTGCATCCTTTCTATGCGGATTTGATGAATGTCTTGTACGACAAGGATCATTACAAACTGGCCCTGGGTCAGTTGAACACAGCCAGACATTTGGTGGACAA TGTGGCCAAGGATTATGTTCGTCTGCTGAAATATGGTGACTCGCTGTACCGCTGCAAACAATTGAAGAAGGCCGCCCTGGGTCGTATGGCCACTATTATGAAGCGACAGGCCTCCAACCTCACCTACCTGGAGCAAGTGCGTCAGCATCTTTCGCGTCTGCCCACAATCGATCCCTACTCGCGTACCATCATCATTTGCGGCTTCCCCAACGTGGGCAAGTCCTCGTTCATCAACAAGATCACCCGTGCCGATGTGGAGGTTCAGCCCTATGCCTTCACCACCAAGTCCCTGTATGTGGGCCACACAGACTACAAATATCTGCGCTGGCAGGTGATCGACACACCCGGAATTCTGGATCATCCACTCGAGGAGCGCAACGTTATCGAAATGCAGGCCATCACAGCGCTGGCTCATCTGCGCGCCTGTGTACTGTACTTCATGGACATATCCGAGCAGTGCGGCCATTCGCTGGAGGAACAGGTCAAGCTCTTCGAGAGCATCAAGCCTCTGTTCACCAACAAGCCTTTGATCTTGGCCATCAACAAGATTGACATTCTGACGCCGGAGGATTTGCCGGAGGAGAGGAGACAAATCATCACCAAACTGCAGGAGGATAAGAGCGTGCCCGTCATGTTGATGTCCACGGTCCAGGAAACAGGCGTTATGGAAGTGAAAACAGAGGCTTGCGAGCGCCTGCTGTCATACCGCGTGGACCAAAAGATGCGCACAAAGAAGGTGGATAACATCCTCAACCGCCTGCACGTAGCAATGCCGGCGCCGCGCGATGAAAAGGTTCGTGCTCCATGCATCCCAGAACAGGCTCTGACCCGCCTCCAACAAAACGCTGCCAAGGCGGAGCGCAAGAAGAAATTGGAGaaggagatcgaggaggagaTGGGCGACGACTACACGCTGGACCTCAAGAAGAACTACAGCGAGATTCCCGAGGAGGAGCGCTACGACGTTATCCCAGAGTTCTGGGAGGGTCGCAACATTGCCGACTACATCGATCCCGATATCTTCGAGAAGCTGGAGGAACTGGAACGCGAAGAGGGACTGCGGGAGTCCAGCGGCGTGTATACATTGCCCGATATGTCCATGGACGAAACGCTCAAGGAGATCCGCGAGATGGCCAAGCAGATCCGAGGCAAGCGCTTCGAGCTGCGCGACGAGAAGCGTCTGTCCTCCAGGAAGAACAAGCCGGTTATTCCGCGTCACAAGCAGCCCAAGGTCCGCGACCGTTCCGTCAACAAACTGGTGGAGACGATGGAGGGTCTTGGCGTGGACATGTCTGGCAGCGAGACCGCCAACTTCACCAAGTCTGTGGTGGATCTGCGTCGTGGCCAGGTGGCCGTCGGCTCAAAGAAACTGCCCAAGCAGATACTGCTCGACAAGGAGTCCTCCGCGGTTGTCAAGAAGACTGGCCAGCCACTGAAGCGTGCGCCTGCCCGCGACACCCTGGGCATCAAGAATGTGGCCATCCGCAAGAAGGCGCAACAAATGGCCAAGCGCGACATTGCCAAGAAGGTGACAAAGATGGGTCTCAAGGGCGAGGCGGATCGTTTCATCGGCACCAAGATGCCCAAGCATTTGTATTCCGGCAAGCGCGGTACGGGCAAGACGGATCGTCGTTAA
- the l(2)k10201 gene encoding protein lethal(2)k10201, producing the protein MESEAERSVFLSREELIKILSDVPVGFIKPSDPPQPELPTFKKLGVLVEIQDIVEAKEPQKSIKSRTNDQSYSCAECRKILPTAHLLDLHITEQHDFYFAASVERGDKPMFSCFLEECSEKFQSPRKRKDHCIIVHKFPANYRFDQGKEKHHPKKQLSNSMDVDDDAGSRDTKDLPSIKAFTFGHHPLRTFNTRKDKKSGETLEDIQSMKDAINEILD; encoded by the coding sequence ATGGAATCTGAAGCTGAAAGATCAGTGTTCCTCTCCAGGGAGGAATTAATCAAAATTCTGAGCGACGTGCCAGTGGGATTTATAAAACCCTCTGATCCCCCGCAGCCAGAATTGCcaacttttaaaaaactaGGAGTTTTGGTGGAAATACAGGATATAGTGGAAGCCAAAGAGCCCCAAAAAAGCATTAAAAGCAGGACTAATGACCAGTCGTACAGCTGCGCCGAGTGCCGAAAGATACTACCAACGGCCCATTTACTGGACTTGCACATCACCGAGCAGCACGACTTTTATTTCGCCGCCAGCGTGGAGCGGGGGGATAAGCCCATGTTCTCCTGCTTCCTGGAGGAGTGCTCGGAAAAGTTTCAGAGTCCCCGCAAACGAAAGGACCACTGTATAATAGTCCACAAGTTTCCTGCCAACTACCGCTTCGATCAGGGCAAGGAGAAGCACCATCCCAAGAAGCAGCTCTCCAACTCCATGGATGTGGATGATGATGCCGGAAGTAGGGATACCAAAGACTTGCCCAGCATCAAGGCCTTCACTTTTGGCCACCACCCACTTCGAACTTTCAACACGAGAAAGGATAAGAAATCCGGCGAGACGCTCGAAGATATTCAATCCATGAAGGATGCCATCAACGAGATTCTAGATTAG
- the LOC108132900 gene encoding dolichyl-diphosphooligosaccharide--protein glycosyltransferase subunit 4: MITDVQLAIFSNVLGVFLFLLVVAYHYINANTGKPIPKAK; encoded by the exons ATGATTACCGACGTGCAATTGGCTATTTTCTCGAACGTCCTGGGCGTGTTCCTGTTCCTGCTGGTGGTGGCATACCATTACATTAATGCCAACACAGGAAA ACCCATCCCAAAGGCGAAATGA